The Papaver somniferum cultivar HN1 chromosome 6, ASM357369v1, whole genome shotgun sequence genome segment TGGTATAGACAGTTTAGATAAAACCAACGAgatacagagagagagagagagacacacACATAATGGATCCAAATAAGAAGACTTCTTTACCTGAAGGAAAAGAAACTCTGCAACACTTTACCCATCCTCATGTCCTAATCAAGGAAGCTGTAGCAACAATTTATGAGGGTAACAGTAGGTATTGGTGTAGTAGCTGCGGCATGGGGGGTTCTGGTACTATGTACTACTGCAAGCAATGCGATTACGGTATCCATGAGGATTGTGCAACCTGCCCTGAGTATATCACCTCCAACTTTCACCCTGACCATCAATTGGAAAGGATATGGGAGGGGCCCGTGGAAAGGGAATCGGATTACGGCCAGTTGCGTCCGTGCGGTGTCTGTGGTTATGAAGTCAAAGGTCTCTTCTACAAATGCTCATCTGGTGCTGCTGAAAAGAGTCATGATGACAACGAGGACCATTACTTTTGCATCCACCCTACATGCTCCAAACTTCCATCTCAAATAACTCTCAAGCTTCAATCAGGTCCGGTCATTCCTGATGCGATGTGTTCAATCTGTGGAAACCTTGTTTCTTCCTCTCCTTGGAGTTACATATCTGATCCGAGTGGTCTCAATATCCATCCTCAGTGTGTTACTCTTCCAGACGACAATTATCAATCTGAAGTGGTAGCAAATGTGAATGCGTTGGCAGTTGCTATGGCCACTTCTAATATGATGGCTAGAACAAATGCGAAAATGCTCCAACAATTCAATCGATCATGTACAGGGATCTAACTAGTAGCACTCCTCATGTAATATAAGATTCTGGGATCGGATTGTCCGTATCTTTCGGAGCAACAACGTCTAACACTACTAGCTGTTTGGTGGTCTTTCCACCTCCTTTTCTTCATTTTAACATGGTGTCGGATAGTCCGCCTCTGCATGATCACACTAGATTCAAGTAGTTTTTGGTTTATGTTTCCCCTCCATTTCGTGTATGCTTTCTTTGATTTTTCTCAATAATTCATCCACTTCATCTTGTTTGAATGGATCTTCAATGTGATTCACATCCACGAAAGCACACCTTAGAAAATGTTTTACGAATTTCCAATCTCTGGTCCTACTGAACTCGAGGACCTTAACCAAATTTACATGTCGTTCTTCTGTGAGCGTTGCACCGATGGCAAACCTTATCATGTAACCTCCGCTACAACGTCATGAGTCATACATGTTTTGCCTAATGCATTGATTCGAGTAAGCTACATGTGGATCAACAAATTCAATGTAGGCAACACCCAATGGAGATTAAGATAAGCATTGAACTATTTCTTTGAGGCTAAAATTCCGAGTAACAGCTCCTTCCATGTGCATGTTTTTTATATTCGCATATACTCGAGCTAGAGTCAACTGATGCCATGTACAGGCAATGATGCAAACCCTGAGATGTATTTTTATCATTTATATATAGTACTCCAACTTGGCTAATGGGCTATACAATATCTACCATGCCTAAATGTATACACATGATTACACCAACTATGCCCGCAACTTGGCCGTTATCTTTTTTCTTTCTATACTGGATTGTCAGTCGACtaagttttttttattcttttttaggaaatctgtattAAAAAAAGTATCAACCAGAGTTTCATTGACCTGTACTCAGTGTACCTAGTCCTGATACTAGTGTCAATGATGCCAGATTTTGAGGAGAATGAAGTCTATGCAACTGATATAGTTGCCGGAAACGGAGAAGAGAATCTTAAGTTCTTAACCACTTTATTGAATACAGTACTGTTGaacaaaaggaaagaaaaataaaatagcaAACAAATTAAAACCTTTTGAATTTGCAAATACCGGCCACTGGGGAGAGTTTTCCGTCCATGCATGAATTGAGCAATCTTCTTAAAGAGAGGAACATGAGAGTTTAGTATCGACAGAGTGAGCGATCTTTTTAAAGAGAGAAACATGTTTGGCGAAAAGAGTAAGTTTTACATCTACGCCACCATCTTCGGTGCATGCAGgtgtaaaaaccaataaaccttcGAATGGACTATTGGGATGAATTATTGCACAAGGACTTCCACTACCAAAACCAATATCATGAATTGGAAACCCCAAACAACTATCCACTTCCAAATTTGGACACAGACTGCTTCCCAATTCAGGTATTGTCTCTTGCAGCTCGCCACCTTGATATTCTACTGCTCCAAAATCGATAAATGATTTGAAGTACCTATCATTGATAAAACTTACTTCATCCGAGATCGCTTTGGCGATATATGCATGACTCTCATTCAATAGTTCCTTCACCAGGGGCGGAACTATGCCCAGACTAGGGCTGGCTCAAAACCCTTTTTTCACTACCTATTTTACTTGGGCCGATAAAAATAAGCCCAATTAATAGGTTTAAGCCACCCCTAAAAACCCAAAGCCATCCCCAAGTTAAATTtcgaaccataatattgggcatatcaaaaactttataggcatacaaagtcattttcctaaccagggtgtattgataaggggtgtctaatgggtatgcaatgacctatatacccttaaacacttcgaaaatattgatttataggTTTTAGGTTCGACTGACTCGTGttgatgagttatcagccgaacttcccgctgtaggctgaattctttcgatcttgttttgatcataacttcttcgtccaatgtcggaatgtcctcattctttttgcgttatcttcgtatttttattctcttgaagatgaagataaaatctacttgattttaatgggttaaaatctacgattttcattatataagctgaaccattaacattttttattcatgAACTCTCAGGAAcaggttcggcttacatctatgagccgaaccaacccattgatgaacagttcggcttacatctatgagccgaacctcacataattttcttccagatcacacaggactaggttcggctcattatgatatttttaaacaagccgaactagttggttcggctcataacaataacactttcagcttgtcgaactgttcattagttgtcaatatccaggtttcagatcaaggttcggcacataatttaggtgagttgtaagccgaacctaggttcggcgcataatttagttgcgttgtgagccgaacctaggttcggcgcataatgttgttgttttttaagccgaacggttcttcaaattttcagcctgaaagtgtatatgaacagttcgactgatacgattttcattatataagccgaaccattaacattttttattccagaactctcaggaataggttcggctttctaggaaaattttatacaagccgaactagtgtctagaaaatgttcggcgcatacctaaacagtttcagctagccgaactgttcataaagggatcggttcggctcataaatgtaagtcgaaccttttcatcctccattgaatcattctcgtaatctaggaaatcaaccatttgggaatcattgttgtatttgatgtgtattttcctagattttttagatgatatatgacactcctcatcctccattgaatcaagaattagaattttctcactttctccttctctttctctccttcttaaccaaaccaaaactttgattttttttttctcaaatttttcatctaaacaactcttataattctgaaaattattttaatcactaaataaaatatttaatcactaatcaagattattaacactaatacgtaaagggcagatttgccattaaaaaaaatttgggttaaggggttatctgattttgctatttcacaaccttttttgtcttcattcagtatgccttggaagattttggtatgcccaatattatggttctacATTTCCAAATCGGCCACTGCTTCACCTTCAATCTTGGATAAGCCCAAAGAACTAAATTACCAAAATATTCCATGGGTACTGCTGGTTTAGATATTCGTGTTCTTCCATTCACGGCTATCCTCACCTGACTTGACTCTTCTAGGCCAAGTCCTCTAACTTGAGTTACCTTCTTCCATACATGTGAGTACTATATCTTTGATCGGGGTTATTATTTACCATAACTTTCAGCTTGTTTATAAACTCAATAGGGTAATTAATAATCACAGTTTCAAGTGAAGACGAAGAGATCCCTTTGGTAATATCGAGATTAATGGTAGTCTTTTTGAACTCAATTGAACCATGATCAAATTCAACTCTAGGTGGGTTTCTTGGTTGAGAAACAGTGAACCGGTCATGATAAGGAATGTCGAGACCACGCACCATTCTA includes the following:
- the LOC113290496 gene encoding uncharacterized protein LOC113290496 codes for the protein MDPNKKTSLPEGKETLQHFTHPHVLIKEAVATIYEGNSRYWCSSCGMGGSGTMYYCKQCDYGIHEDCATCPEYITSNFHPDHQLERIWEGPVERESDYGQLRPCGVCGYEVKGLFYKCSSGAAEKSHDDNEDHYFCIHPTCSKLPSQITLKLQSGPVIPDAMCSICGNLVSSSPWSYISDPSGLNIHPQCVTLPDDNYQSEVVANVNALAVAMATSNMMARTNAKMLQQFNRSCTGI